Proteins encoded within one genomic window of Fragaria vesca subsp. vesca linkage group LG1, FraVesHawaii_1.0, whole genome shotgun sequence:
- the LOC101297486 gene encoding probable rhamnogalacturonate lyase B-like gives MDNGIVQVTLSNPGGIVTGIQYKGIDNLLEVLNEEANRGYWDLVWSETGSIGTTGTYDRIVGTKFTVIVESEEQVEISFTREWNHDDMNVPLNIDKRFVMLRNSSGFYSYAIYEHLKEWPAFNLPQTRITFKLRKEMFQYMAIADNRQRNMPLPDDRLPERSQILNSDFPEAVLLVNPIEPQYKGEVDDKYQYSCENQNLRVHGWICKDPHVGFWQITPSDEFRSGGPLKQNLTSHVGPICLAMFLSAHYSGEDLVLKLKPDEPWKKVFGPVFIYLNSSSDEKDSSPLWEDAKKQMMTEVQSWPYEFPASSDFPTSKQRGNVSGGILVRDGFVSDHHILGDGAYVGLAPPGDVGSWQRDCKGYQFWTRVDENGYYSIKNIREGNYNLYAWVPGFIGDYRYGVAINITPGCDIQLGDLVYEPPRDGPTLWEIGFPDRTATGFYVPDPNPKYINKLYVNHPDRFRQWGLWERYAELYPKEDLVYTIGTSDYSKDWFFAQVTRKKDDGTYQGTSWKINFQIDNVNQTKTHKLRVALATANIAELQIRVNDSNADTPLFTTGVIGHDNAICRHGIHGLYRLYSINVPGTLLAKGDNTVFLTQAMSTSPFVGIMYDYIRLEAPSSSTSA, from the exons ATGGATAACGGCATTGTCCAAGTTACACTATCAAATCCAGGTGGAATTGTCACTGGGATCCAATATAAAGGCATCGACAATTTACTTGAAGTTCTCAATGAAGAAGCTAATAGAGG GTACTGGGATCTTGTCTGGAGTGAAACCGGAAGTATCGGAACAACGGGAACCTATGATCG AATCGTAGGAACAAAATTCACAGTTATTGTGGAGAGTGAAGAACAAGTAGAGATCTCATTCACTAGAGAGTGGAATCACGACGACATGAATGTTCCCCTAAATATAGACAAAAG GTTTGTAATGCTTCGTAATTCGTCAGGCTTCTACTCGTACGCCATCTACGAGCACTTGAAAGAATGGCCTGCTTTCAATCTTCCCCAGACCAGGATTACATTCAAGCTCAGAAAAGAGAT GTTTCAGTACATGGCGATAGCTGATAACAGGCAACGAAACATGCCCCTTCCCGATGACCGATTACCAGAACGAAGCCAAATCTTAAATTCAGATTTCCCAGAAGCAGTCCTTCTTGTCAATCCTATAGAGCCACAATATAAGGGAGAA GTGGATGACAAGTACCAATACTCATGCGAGAATCAAAATCTGCGGGTTCACGGTTGGATATGCAAGGACCCTCATGTAGGGTTTTGGCAGATAACACCTAGTGATGAGTTCCGATCCGGCGGACCTCTTAAACAAAACCTCACCTCCCACGTTGGTCCTATTTGTCTTGCA ATGTTTCTGAGTGCTCACTATTCAGGAGAGGACCTTGTATTGAAGCTTAAACCAGATGAGCCATGGAAGAAAGTATTCGGTCCTGTTTTTATCTATCTTAATTCCTCATCTGATGAAAAAGATTCATCACCACTCTGGGAAGATGCAAAGAAACAG ATGATGACAGAAGTACAAAGCTGGCCTTATGAATTTCCAGCTTCCTCTGATTTTCCAACGTCAAAGCAACGGGGTAATGTTAGTGGTGGAATACTTGTCCGAGACGG TTTTGTTAGTGACCATCATATACTTGGCGATGGTGCTTATGTTGGACTGGCACCACCTGGAGACGTTGGATCATGGCAAAGAGATTGCAAG GGTTACCAGTTTTGGACTAGGGTGGATGAGAATGGCTATTACTCTATCAAAAATATACGTGAGGGCAACTATAATCTCTACGCGTGGGTTCCTGGGTTTATTGGAGATTATCGCTATGGTGTTGCCATTAACATAACTCCAG GCTGTGATATCCAGCTGGGTGATCTTGTATATGAACCTCCAAGGGATGGGCCAACATTGTGGGAAATTGGTTTCCCCGATCGCACTGCTACTGGATTCTATGTCCCTGATCCCAATCCAAAGTATATCAATAAACTTTATGTAAATCATCCCGACAG GTTTAGGCAGTGGGGGTTATGGGAAAGATATGCCGAGTTATATCCTAAAGAGGATTTAGTTTACACTATTGGAACTAGCGACTATTCTAAAGACTGGTTCTTTGCTCAAGTTACCAG GAAGAAAGATGATGGTACATACCAAGGGACTTCCTGGAAAATCAATTTTCAGATTGACAATGTCAATCAGACCAAAACCCACAAACTTCGAGTAGCCCTTGCTACTGCAAATATAGCAGAGTTACAG ATTCGCGTAAATGATTCGAACGCAGACACTCCTCTGTTTACGACCGGAGTAATCGGACACGACAACGCAATATGCAGGCATGGAATTCATGGTCTCTACCGGCTGTATAGCATAAACGTACCTGGCACATTGCTTGCGAAAGGTGACAATACTGTGTTTCTAACACAAGCAATGAGCACCAGCCCTTTCGTGGGAATCATGTATGACTATATTCGTTTGGAAGCTCCATCATCTTCAACTTCCGCCTGA
- the LOC101297780 gene encoding rhamnogalacturonate lyase B-like produces MNNDILQVNLSKPQGMVTGIQYKGIDNLLEVLEDETNRGYWDLVWSAPGITRKKGAFDRIEGTNFTVIVETEDQIELSFTRMWDPSLEGKVVPLNIDKRFVLLRNSSGFYTYAIYEHLNEWPAFNLTNTRTVFKLRKDKFHYMAISDTRQRHMPLPDDRSAERGQALAYPEAVLLVNPVEPEFKGEVDDKYQYSIENMYNRVHGWIANDSQVGFWQITPSEEFKTGGPFKQCLTSHVGPTTLAIFHSTHYSGEELILQFGTNEPWKKVLGPVFFYLNSLVNGTTNPIQRLWEDAKQEMNDEVERWPYDFPASKDFLSPKQRGAVRGSLLVRERYVTDDKDVPGNGTWVGLAAPGVVGSWQLECKGYQFWTKADSNGYFSIHGVRPGTYNLYAWVPGFIGDYRDVSEVVVTPDGDVDVGTLVYEPPRTGPTLWEIGIPDRTAAEFYVPDPNPKYINKLYVNHTDRFRQYGLWERYAELYPDNDLVYTIGVSDYTKDFFFAQVTRKMGNNTYKGSTWQIKFNLGNVDKNTTYTLRISLATAHVSELQVRINDPETKNPPLFTTGEIGNDNTIARHGIHGLYRLYSVDIPSALLVEGNNTIFLTRELSVSPFQGIMYDYIRLEGPPSSNDNHNIGYSS; encoded by the exons ATGAACAATGACATTCTTCAAGTCAATCTTTCAAAACCTCAGGGGATGGTTACCGGAATACAATATAAAGGCATCGACAATTTACTTGAAGTTCTTGAAGATGAGACCAACAGAGG GTACTGGGATCTGGTTTGGTCTGCACCAGGAATCACGAGAAAGAAAGGCGCATTTGATAG GATCGAAGGAACAAATTTTACTGTTATAGTGGAAACTGAGGATCAGATAGAGCTTTCATTCACCAGAATGTGGGATCCTTCTCTAGAGGGCAAAGTTGTTCCTTTAAATATTGACAAAAG GTTCGTGTTGCTTCGTAACTCGTCAGGTTTCTACACTTACGCCATTTATGAACACCTGAACGAATGGCCTGCTTTTAACTTGACCAACACCAGGACTGTGTTTAAGCTCAGAAAAGACAA GTTTCATTACATGGCAATTTCAGACACCAGGCAAAGACACATGCCGCTTCCCGATGATCGATCAGCGGAAAGAGGGCAAGCACTGGCTTACCCAGAGGCCGTCTTGCTCGTCAATCCGGTCGAGCCAGAGTTCAAAGGAGAA GTGGATGACAAATATCAGTATTCGATTGAGAACATGTATAACCGGGTGCATGGATGGATAGCAAATGACTCGCAGGTTGGATTTTGGCAGATCACTCCCAGTGAAGAGTTTAAAACTGGAGGACCCTTCAAGCAATGCCTCACTTCACATGTGGGGCCCACCACCCTTGCC ATATTTCACAGCACCCATTACTCAGGAGAGGAACTGATATTACAATTCGGGACCAATGAGCCATGGAAGAAAGTGCTTGGTCCAGTCTTTTTCTATCTTAATTCTTTGGTTAATGGAACGACTAACCCTATCCAGCGTCTATGGGAGGATGCTAAGCAAGAG ATGAACGATGAAGTTGAAAGGTGGCCATATGATTTTCCAGCTTCGAAGGACTTTCTGTCGCCTAAGCAACGAGGTGCAGTTCGCGGCAGCTTACTAGTTCGCGAAAG GTATGTTACGGATGATAAAGACGTACCCGGAAATGGAACTTGGGTAGGGTTGGCAGCTCCAGGAGTTGTTGGATCCTGGCAGTTAGAATGCAAG GGTTACCAATTCTGGACCAAAGCAGACAGTAACGGCTACTTCTCTATTCATGGCGTACGTCCAGGGACCTATAATCTTTACGCATGGGTTCCTGGATTTATTGGTGATTACCGAGATGTTTCTGAAGTTGTTGTAACTCCAG ATGGTGATGTTGATGTGGGTACCCTTGTCTATGAGCCTCCGAGAACTGGCCCAACTTTGTGGGAAATAGGTATCCCCGATCGAACTGCTGCAGAATTTTACGTCCCAGATCCTAATCCAAAGTACATTAACAAACTCTACGTCAATCACACTGACAG GTTTAGACAATATGGATTATGGGAAAGATATGCAGAGTTGTATCCTGACAATGATTTGGTTTACACAATTGGAGTTAGCGATTATACAAAGGATTTCTTCTTTGCTCAGGTTACCAG GAAGATGGGTAATAACACATACAAAGGATCAACATGGCAGATTAAGTTCAACCTTGGCAATGTGGACAAGAACACTACCTACACCCTACGAATATCACTTGCAACAGCACATGTTTCTGAGTTACAA GTTCGGATCAATGACCCTGAAACAAAGAATCCTCCTCTATTTACTACCGGAGAGATTGGGAACGACAACACGATCGCCAGGCATGGAATTCATGGACTGTACAGGCTATACAGTGTGGACATTCCAAGCGCTTTGCTGGTCGAAGGAAATAATACCATATTTCTAACACGAGAATTGAGTGTCAGCCCTTTCCAGGGAATCATGTATGATTACATTCGTTTAGAAGGTCCCCCGTCTTCTAATGACAACCATAATATTGGATATAGTTCATAG